The sequence below is a genomic window from Labrys wisconsinensis.
ACGCCGTGCGGCCGCTGCGGCCGGCGACGGCGCGGCCGCCGATATGGTGGGTGATCTCGATGGGCATGGGCCTCTCCTGTCGCCTCGACACGGGAGCGCTTATGCCGTCGCATTTTTTGCACAACAATCGCCAGGATTGCAGCATCGATGTGCAGAAATTAAAGTGCCGCCATGGACTGGGACCGCATCCGCATCTTCCTCGCCATCGCCCGCAGCGGGCAGATCCTCGGCGCGGCCCGGCGCCTCGGGCTCAACCACGCCACGGTCGGACGCCAGCTCACGGCGCTGGAGACGGATCTCGGCGCCCGGCTGGTCGAGCGCCACACCAACGGCTCGCGGCTGACCGCGGCCGGCGAGGCGCTGCTGGCGGCGGCGGAACGGGCGGAATCGGAGTTCCTCCGGGTGGGATCGCGCCTTGCCGGCATCGAGGAGGCGATCGCCGGCACGGTGCGCGTCGGCACGCCGGACGGCCTCGGCAACTATTTCCTGGCCCGCGAGCTCGGCGCGCTCGCCGCCGAGCATCCCGAGCTCGTCATCCAGCTCGTGCCGCTGCCGCGCACCTTCTCGCTGTCGCGCCGCGAGGCGGACATCGCCATCACCCTCGACCGGCCGACGCAGGGCCGGCTCATCGTCAAGAAGCTCACCGACTATTCCCTGAGCG
It includes:
- a CDS encoding LysR family transcriptional regulator; the protein is MDWDRIRIFLAIARSGQILGAARRLGLNHATVGRQLTALETDLGARLVERHTNGSRLTAAGEALLAAAERAESEFLRVGSRLAGIEEAIAGTVRVGTPDGLGNYFLARELGALAAEHPELVIQLVPLPRTFSLSRREADIAITLDRPTQGRLIVKKLTDYSLSVYAAGSYLARTGAVEREEDLAGRLFVTHVDDLAYSRALDYAATLGRLMQRRFECGSVVGQLEAVRAGHGIGILHDYAAQPFPELQRLLPSHRFRRSYWLVSHPDTHDTRRVRAVTAHIVARVRAARRTFVT